The genomic stretch TTAAATAAATGTATTcatgtatataatttttttatacattacAGGAAGATATACATagaatgaaggatctaggaatGGATGCCTACAGATTTTCCATTGCATGGTCCAGAATCTATCCAAGTAAATAAGCTTTTTTACTaaccaaaaaaaattgaattgagaaaaagaaatatATAGGTTGTGTTAATTAATCTGTATTTATTTGTTCAGATGGGTCAGGAGAAATCAACCAAGCTGGAATAGATCATTACCACAAATTCATCGATGCCTTATTAGCACAAGGTAATACTCCTTCCTATTCTCATTAAACGTCTTATATTTTCCTATTTGGACGGCTCCAATAAATGTCCCATTTCAGTTTTACCATATTTGGTAGtgccacattccactaactcattatctctcacatttcattataaaactaatactccccatatcccataaaaataaggacgttttccattttgggatatcccattctatttttggtaacttccTTCCCTCTAATAAGGCGagtctcattctccactaaaatAAAACCGCACTAGTCAAATATGGGACATTTAATGGAGCGTATCTGATACCTACCGAGTGATACAACATCACATCAGATTTATgtgagttaatttttttttatgtaataaaCATTTAGGGATCCAACCATATGTGACACTCTTCCATTGGGATCTCCCTCAACAGCTTCAAGACAAATACAACGGTTTCCTCAACCCTCAAATAATGTAATCAAACAGACATCTCTTTTTCCCATATGCACACAACTTGTGATTGTGAAGTGTGactttttatgttttgtttttggcaTCATAGAAATGACTACACTGCATATGCTGAAACATGCTTCAAGGAATATGGAGACAAGGTGAAGAATTGGATCACCTTGAATGAGCCTCACACCTTCGCTGTTCAAGGCTACGATGTGGGGTTGTTCCCACCCGGGCAGTGCTCCATCCTTCTCCATGCATTCTGTAGGGTCGGGAACTCTGCAACCGAGCCCTACATTGTCGGACATAACCTGCTCCTCGCGCATGCGTCTGCAGTTGATGCCTACAAGAAAAAATACCAGGTAACTAAACTGGATGTGGATCCTCTGCTATGCAACGTACCCCTGCTTTTctaatacaataataaaataatatatatttatttatttatttgattttttaattcaTATGCGCCCAACTAAACTAGTGCATTAGAGGTAAATGGTTGTTTCTCTCAACAAAATCATGATTTTTTGCAGCCAAAACAAAAAGGAAGAATCGGGATATCATTGGACACGTTCTGGTTCGAGCCAGCTTCTTCCTCTCAAGACGACATCCAAGCCACACGAAACGCAATAGACTTCAGCCTGGGATGGTTAGGATATACAACTGTTTTTTTCCTTGTAGGATTACTAGTTTTGTTTAATGATGAAATAATGTAGGTTCTTGGAGCCTCTGATCAAAGGGGATTATCCAAGTTCAATGAGAAGCAGAGTCCGCGAGAGGCTGCCAAGATTTAGCAAGGAGCAGTCCACGATGCTGAGGGGCGCGTACGACTTCATAGGCATAAACCATTACACAACATGGTATGCAAAGAAAAACACCACTAACATCATTGGTGTCTTGCTCAATGACTCCCTTGCAGACTCCGGTGCCATCACATTCCGTACGTTGCTTGCCTAATCCATCatcattgttgttgttgttgcatTTGACGACATCATTTTCACCTCTTCGTCTGTTTTGCAGCCGTTGCGTTGGGCAAGCCCGTGTACGAAAGGGTAAGTATGCAAAATCATCAAACAATGGAATGGAAAGAAAAATACGAAAACTTATGAATGATGATTTGCAGGCGAATTCCGTGTGGCTGTACATTGTTCCCGACGGGATAAGAAGCTTGATGAATCACATCAGGAAGGAGTATGGGAACCCCACAGTGATCATCACTGAGAATGGTGGGAGCAATACTCTTTTAATTCCCCTTATATTGTCCGCTTTAGATCAGACCCGCATAGATTTGTTTTTAGGTCACTCCCAAatggcctcaaactaattggggttggacaacACTTATATATtgcttccaacttccctcactcatccgatgtgggatgggtttgtacccaACATGGTTGTCCTGTCATTCTCACACGTTTTAAACACAGGAATGGACGATGGAAACAACTCGTTTACGTCCATCAAGGAAGCTCTCAAGGATGTGAAGAGGATCAAGTATCACCAAGGCTACTTGAAAAGCCTAAATGAGGCTATAAAGTAAGCATCTTTGAACTCTCTCACTTGTTTTTAGCTTAGCATATTTAGAAATGAAAGTGTTGGTTGTTGAGCAGAGATGGATGCAATGTGAAAGGCTACTTCGTTTGGTCGATGTTGGATAATTGGGAATGGGGAGCAGGATACACTTCAAGATTTGGGCTCTACTATGTTGATTACAAACACAACAATCAGAGATATCCCAAGGATTCTGTTGCATGGTTCACCAATTTCCTCAAAAATTAGTGAAAATGTAAAACTAGTTACTCATTTGCTTTACTTAGAATATAACCATATTCTATGTGTTTACcacatttcatatttattaaataatcgTATTGTGTGATTTTTAAGTGAATTTCAAATATTTCTAGTTTGTATTACCTATGTCCGCGATTTAAagtctcattttaccatttcggGACGTCCGTGAtttaaaattctattttttttcatttttaggtcaATGTATCCACCTTTCAACTaattcattacactcacattcctTTATAAAACAAACATATAAAAGTGGagctcatattccactaactcattcttttattttttcacaaagTCATACAAATTCTTGAAACCTATATTGAGTCAAAATTAGATTATAAATggaggacggaaggagtattaaattaGACCGAGAATAGTTTTCAAATCTCTAATTAACCCCAAAAAGAACTCTAAACTTAAGTATAACCCCTAATACAATCCCCCTCGGATTGAACAATTTCAAATATCTCTAGTTTGTAGTATTAAATTAGATAGTGAACAATTTACAAATTTCTAACACTCCGTTTAATATGAGCAACGGCAACCCCGATACTCAACTAGCCCAATACTTCTCTGAAAGTTATCTGTTTACTGCCTTTTTTCTCTTATAAAAAGTAAATCCTTTTGAAATCAAATTCTATTTATagcttttattttatattatttgaccAAACATGATAAAGAATTAGTGCTTGATCATAAAATACCAAGTCAATTTTTGCAACATCATCATATGCATATCATGATATCAAGAATCTTGAAACACCAGGCCTTTGTTACTCAGTTCCTCGATAATCATTGTGATTGAATTCTAAAGCCAGTTACAAATAACACTAAATGCACATCACTAAATGAGCTTTCTTCCCTTCAATAATCATTAATGATGTTTGACCACACCTTTAGTATGCTTGCTTTTGACCTAACTGGTTTAAAATCAGCTTCTTTacattttgtgtataatttttccacTTTAATCAAGTAAATGAAACAAACATGATCAAAGTAGTATAAAAAAAGCTTTGAGTAGTAAGAAAATTTGAGTAAACATAGGAATAGTGCAAAATTACTTGGGCCGTTGGGCCAAGAAAGGTTGGGAAGGGATCCACTGATTTAGTTGCATGTTAATGGATCAGATTCTGGGCCGGCTTGCTTAAAGCATAGTGTAGTCACCCTTATGGGCTCCAAACACGATTTTTGTCTAAAACAttcattatcttttgaatcatTCCATACTGCACAATTGAAAAAAAGCTAGATTTGGTCCTTTATGGACAGTGCAGTGAAAATGTAATGGTCAACAACAGTTAAGTCTGGATTTTATAGATGATAAATTTAGGGTTTGCTCATATTAATGAACATTTATTCTGTGGGCTTTTGGTAGATGTGGCGTTTTTTAGTCCATTACTAGACAAAAATAATGCCTGATTGTTTGTATTCACTGCTCTCTCATCATACTTATCAAATCGTAGTATGTGTATAATATTTTGGGGAAGAATCCTATGCTACAGAGGAATTCACAACACCCTTTccattatattttctattttctttttttttgacaTGTCAATTAATCAAAAGAACAATAATGTTTAGTGTTTTGACTTataattagttatttttattcttttagttTTTTGGAGTTTTTGTGCacgttttattaattatatatcttTACAACATGTCTATtacagaaaaaaaatattatgtaaTGTATATAGTTGTTATTACAATAATTTAGCTTATATAAAAAACATTAACTAATgtcaaatttgaaaattagaGTTCATtgttatattaataaattaatcaaaTCAAATGTGGGAGAGAGAGTGTGAGGGAGAATAGATATTTAATGtaagagtaattttttttaaaagaagagAGCGTTGGCTGGTTTTGTGTCGTCAGCGGCAGCGATTTGGTGGTTGTGTGGATTTTCCGGCGGATTGCAGTGGATGCATCGGTAGGGTGGGTTTCATGGAACGGCACCGACAAGTGTGTTGGGAGAGAATAGCTTTTACATGGTTGTATAAATTATGGTTTTAATCCCtaaggggtgttcggttggcaagattaaatctcatgattaaatatgtatcatgtttggttcataagattgaacatttcaacttaatcctagatggatagtctcataataattagtcatagcctcccccctccaactaaaataatccaacaacttaatcctagatggatagtctcatgatattagtctgACAGATATAATCCAACAActtaattagtcatagcctccccactccaactaaaataatccaacaacttagtcatagcctcccccctccaactaaaataatccaacaacttaattagtcatagcctccccacTTAAgtgtattaatttaattagttatagTCTAattaattgaatcaatttcgtaCTAATCTAATGTAATATATTTGGGCTCATTATTTGGGCCTTTTTAATGTGGATGGCCAATTTAATAAATCGAATTGGgctattcttattatttttttgggaaatttTTATTGGGCCATTTAATAGTGTTTTGGATTTTATAATTCCCGTATAAttatatttgatatttttgtattaagctctaatattttaattttattatattttttgaaatgtaagtatttaatatttaatattttaatatgaataatttatgtcttaattaagttattttattcataatacGATGTAATTAGGTATAGATTAGTTTTCAACATTTTGGTTAAaacttttgacatttttttaagGAGTATTTTCCAAAACctaataagaatattttggttttGCTTAGAGTTTTATTTGAACTAttctattaaatttttatagTTAATAAGAATAATTTGGTTTATAGAAGTATTCcatgaattattttttgtttaactCAAATgtactaatattatttttttgaagcTTAAGTTGGTGGATCCGTTGAAAGTCCTATTATTATAAGTGATGTTTTTTGTGATGAACTTGATATATCGTTTACGGAAGAGAGCACTATTGTTTCATCTTCATTGTATCAACGTGGaggtattttttattattattattgagatttaattttattaattttttatttaggtAAATTTAATGCATATGGGTATACTACATTGATAactatttttattgtttatctttgttaatattattataataattgaaaactaaaattattatattgaacATTTCATTGCTCTGAACgttttttagtttttgttttctattttcatTTGTAAATATGTTAATAGAAGTACAAATTtaatgatatttaattttgtatttatagATTATTGGGATATTGGAGATGCTTTGTTCTCCTGTTCGCATTGTGGTGCGTTATTTTGGTATGAGGAACGTCTTGGCAAACTGAATAAACCCAAGAGTCCGAGATATTCCGTTTGTTGTATGAATGGGAATATTGAGCTTCCTTTGATGATAACTCCTCCTGAACTTTTATTGTGTTTGATGTTCTTTAACGATGCCAAAAGTGTTCACTTCTTGAAAAATTTCTGTTCATATAATTCTATGTTTTGTTTTACTTCTTTGGGAGGTAAAATTGATAATAGTTTGAGCACCGGTCGTTCTCCTCCTGTTTTTCGTTTACATGGTCAAAATTACCACTTAATTGGTAGTTTGCTACCGCTGCATGGTGCACCTCCCAAGTTTGCTCAATTGTATATTTATGACACGGATAATGAGattaataatagaatggtgtCCGTGAGGtatgtatttatatttatatgatttaaGTGTTAAATTTTagttgaattttttatattttattttaatgtagtTATTTATCTTTGCTGGGAGAGAAATGTTGTTAATGATCTTCACTCTGAGATTGTATGTGACTTACAAATTATGTTGGATGAGTATAATGTGTTGGTAAAGTCATTCCGTTTGGCTAAATAAACGATCAATCAACAAAATCCATCAAATGTGAAATTGAGGTTGCTTGGTAAAAGAAGTAGGAATGGAAGGACTTATAACCTACCTTCTGTTTCTGAGGTAGCCATGCTTGTGGTTGGGGATTTTGACCACGCGTTGGGTGATAGAGACATTATTGTTGAAAAACAGTCAGGAAAGCTACAACGCATTAGTGAACTTCATCCTTCTTATCTTGCATTGCAATATCCGTTGTTGTTCCCTTATGGGGAGGATGGTTATATAGAATTCATAggtttttctgatttttctaCTTCCTCATCGACCAATAGAAAGAGAGTTAGCCCTAAAGAGTTTTTTTCGTACCTCATGCATGATAGAGTTGCTGAGTGTTCTATTATTTTGTATGCGAAGCAATTGTTTCAACAATTTATTATGGACGCATACACTATGATTGAATCTGGACGATTAACGTTTGTTCGAATGCAACAAAAGAAATTGTGCGCTGAAATTTATAGCGGGTTGGAGGAGGTCGTTCTATGTGGTGAAACTGATAGTTACAGACATGGGAAACGAGTTATCTTGCCTTCCAGTTTTGTTGGTGGTGCCCGGTATATGATTTAGAATTACCAAGATACGATGGCTATATGTAGATGGATTGGATATCCAAATCTTTTTATAACATTTACGTGCAATCCTAAGTGGCCTGAGATTCGGAGGTTTGTTGGGTCTAGGGGTCTAAAATCAGATGATCGCCCTGATATCGTTAGTAGGATGTTTAAAGTGAAGTTGGATGGTTTCATAAGGGATGTtaagagtaaaaaaatatttggagCCATTAAAGCAGGTTCATTTGCACTTcttttaaagtttttttaaaCATGaatttaagtattttattttataattaaaccATATTCTTTTTATGTATTATGATGCAGTTATTTACACCATTGAGTTTCAGAAACATGGATTGCCCTGTGCacatatttagttttttttaagcaATGAGGATAAACAACCTCATCCTCGACGCATTGATGAAATTATATCTGATGAACTTCCTGATCCATTGATTGATCCTTATTATTATGAGTGCGTCAAAGAACTTATGATGCATGGTCCGTGTGGTGTTGCTCGAAAATCATCCCCATGCATGCGTGATGAACGTTGTACTAAGTATTATCCCACGAAATTTGTTGCTGATGCAATCTTTGATGATGATGGTTATCCCATTTATAGGCGTAGAGATAATGGTCTGGTTTTGTTGAATGATGGTGTTTCTTTGGATAACAGATATGTTGTTCCTTACAATCGTTTTCTCCTTATGAAATATGGTGGTCATATTAATGTTGAGTGGTGCAATCAGTCCCGGTCAATCAAGTATTTGTTCAAATATGTACATGAGGGTTATGATAGGGTGACGACATCTTTTTTCCAATCCGGAGTTGATGgtgttgaaaaaaatctagatTAAGTAAATTTGTATTATGATTGTAGATATGTATCATCTTGTGAAGCTGCTTGGAGAATTTTTTGGTTTGAGATTCAATACAAGGATCCTTCAGTTGAACGGTTGAGTTTTCATCTTCCTAATGAACAACATATCATTTTTTATGAAGCCGATTCATTGGATAATGTCCTGAATCGTAGGAAAATTCATGAGAGTAAGTTCTTAGGTTGGATGGAGGTAACTAAGATATATTCTGAAAGGAGAAATTTGACATATGGCGAATTTCAGAGCAAGTTTGTGTAGAAGAAGGATCATTGGCAACCTAGAAAACAACGTTATTCGATTGAGAGGTTGTTTTATGTTGCTCCTGGTTCTGCTAATATGTATTACTTGAGATGTTTGTTGAATGTCGTTAAGGGAGCTACATGCTACGAGGATCTTAGATTTGTTAATGGTGTTCAGTATGATACATTTAGAATCTGTCCATTCACTAAGATTGCTATTTGTAAGTCTGTTGTCATCAGAATCTGTTTCTTGACCGGATGTTGTATGGCAAAAGTGTTGGAAACATTTATCCGATGATGTTGTTTATAACCAAAGAAAATTAAGGAATCAACCAGGTTATTTTTAACTGAAATCTTTTTGttgtatttattaaaattttttatgtCGGCCTAATTACgtacatatttttattactcTAGGTTTGGTGCAGAGTGATGATGAAATTCAGAATTTTGTGTTAGGCGGATATTGAGAAATTGTTAATGAACGGTGGTAAAAGTTTGCATGATTACCATGGTATGCCATATCCAGAATCGCAGTATTTTGAAACATCTCAAAATACATTGATCAGTGATGAGTTGTGTTATGATCGTGAAGCTTTAGGAACAGAACACTTGGAATTTCGTTCAAAGTTCACGGATGAGCAACTTCATGTTCATGATACGATAATGTCGTCTGTGAATTCGACTGAAGGAAGAATGATTTTTGTTTATGGCTATGGAAGTACTGGAAAAACATTCATCTGG from Salvia splendens isolate huo1 chromosome 15, SspV2, whole genome shotgun sequence encodes the following:
- the LOC121769300 gene encoding beta-glucosidase 6, with the translated sequence MKKLGMDCLILVIALAAVGIPACFGQNISRASFPKGFVFGTASSAFQYEGAVKEDGRGQTIWDKFSHEFGKVIDFSNADVADDQCHRYDEDIHRMKDLGMDAYRFSIAWSRIYPNGSGEINQAGIDHYHKFIDALLAQGIQPYVTLFHWDLPQQLQDKYNGFLNPQIINDYTAYAETCFKEYGDKVKNWITLNEPHTFAVQGYDVGLFPPGQCSILLHAFCRVGNSATEPYIVGHNLLLAHASAVDAYKKKYQPKQKGRIGISLDTFWFEPASSSQDDIQATRNAIDFSLGWFLEPLIKGDYPSSMRSRVRERLPRFSKEQSTMLRGAYDFIGINHYTTWYAKKNTTNIIGVLLNDSLADSGAITFPVALGKPVYERANSVWLYIVPDGIRSLMNHIRKEYGNPTVIITENGMDDGNNSFTSIKEALKDVKRIKYHQGYLKSLNEAIKDGCNVKGYFVWSMLDNWEWGAGYTSRFGLYYVDYKHNNQRYPKDSVAWFTNFLKN